One genomic window of Cricetulus griseus strain 17A/GY chromosome 3, alternate assembly CriGri-PICRH-1.0, whole genome shotgun sequence includes the following:
- the LOC113835041 gene encoding bromodomain-containing protein 4-like, which yields MTGHFPSLFGEGPRLEGFAIFTGDEEGGPPSSTLSQFLLSTLCRNRAAKVCSVLFGLCLVAVICALLSLETMGQTVTTPLSLTLSHWKDVQEYAHNQSVNVRKRKWITLCSSEWPTFDVGWPRDGTFNPQTIFQIKEKIMDPGPHGHPDQVAYIVTWEALVQDPPPWVRPFLHPKGPSLLPPSNRSNRPIPSAPTPPTPLIPPNPPSHSNLYPTVVKDTKAKEKKTPKVLPPGEDQLVDLLTEEPPPYPPLPPPPEAEADSAAALAEAAPDPSPMAYRLRGRREQPVPDSTTLPLRTGLNGQPQYWPFSASDLYNWKNNNPSFSADPVRLTSLIESVLTTHQPTWDDCQQLLQVLLTSEEKQRVLLEARKNVPGVNGQPTQLPNEIDAACPLERPEWDFTTEAGRTHLRLYRQLLVAGLRGAGRRPTNLAQVKQIIQGAEESPAAFLERLKEAYRMYTPYNPEDPGQATNVSMSFIWQSAPDIRNKLQRLENLQGYTLQDLLKEAERIFNKRETQTEREERWRKETQEREERLRQEAEEKEVARDRKRNKEMSRLLATVVTGQRQNRQRDDRRGPHLDRDQCAYCKEKGHWARECPKNPRAKLPPPRVSDLLNLED from the coding sequence ATGACTGGACATTTTCCCAGTCTCTTTGGAGAAGGCCCTCGGCTTGAGGGATTTGCAATCTTTACTGGGGACGAGGAAGGAGGGCCCCCTTCCTCGACTCTCTCTCAATTCCTTCTGTCGACTCTCTGTCGAAACCGCGCTGCGAAAGTCTGTTCTGTGTTATTCGGTCTTTGTCTTGTAGCTGTCATTTGTGCCCTCCTAAGCCTAGAAACTATGGGGCAAACTGTCACCACTCCTTTGTCCCTAACACTCTCCCACTGGAAAGATGTACAGGAATATGCTCATAACCAATCTGTTAATGTGCGTAAACGCAAATGGATTACTCTTTGTTCTTCAGAATGGCCGACCTTTGACGTAGGCTGGCCGCGAGATGGTACCTTTAACCCCCAGACTATATTCCAGATAAAAGAGAAGATTATGGATCCTGGACCACACGGGCATCCCGATCAAGTGGCTTATATCGTCACTTGGGAGGCTTTGGTTCAGGACCCCCCTCCCTGGGTACGTCCTTTCTTACATCCCAAgggcccctctctccttcccccctctaaCCGCTCCAACCGACCCATTCCTTCGGCCCCTACACCTCCCACTCCTTTGATTCCTCCCAACCCCCCTTCCCATTCCAACCTTTACCCTACCGTGGTGAAAGACACTAAGGCTAAAGAAAAGAAGACACCTAAGGTACTCCCTCCGGGAGAAGACCAGTTGGTTGATCTATTAACGGAGGAGCCCCCGCCATATCCGCCACTGCCGCCCCCACCAGAGGCAGAAGCGGACTCCGCCGCTGCCTTGGCGGAAGCGGCCCCTGACCCTTCACCAATGGCTTATCGACTAAGAGGTCGTAGGGAGCAGCCCGTTCCAGATTCAACCACTCTGCCCCTCCGAACTGGGCTGAACGGCCAACCTCAGTATTGGCCATTCTCAGCATCGGACCTCTATaactggaaaaataataatccttcTTTTTCTGCAGACCCCGTGAGGCTGACATCTCTCATAGAGTCGGTACTCACGACTCACCAACCCACCTGGGATGATTGTCAGCAGCTTTTGCAGGTCCTTTTAACCTCGGAAGAGAAACAGCGCGTGCTACTAGAAGCACGAAAAAATGTCCCAGGAGTAAACGGGCAGCCCACCCAGCTACCCAATGAAATTGATGCGGCTTGCCCTCTTGAAAGACCTGAATGGGATTTTACCACCGAAGCAGGTAGGACCCACCTGCGTCTCTATCGCCAGTTGCTGGTAGCGGGACTCCGGGGGGCAGGACGCAGACCCACTAATTTGGCCCAGGTGAAGCAGATAATACAGGGTGCGGAGGAATCACCTGCCGCTTTTCTAGAGAGATTGAAAGAAGCGTACAGGATGTATACTCCCTATAATCCGGAAGATCCAGGTCAGGCCACCAACGTTTCTATGTCCTTTATTTGGCAATCAGCCCCGGACATAAGAAACAAGCTTCAAAGGCTAGAAAATCTACAGGGATATACACTCCAAGATTTGTTGAAGGAAGCAGAACGTATTTTTAATAAGagggaaacacagacagaaagagaagaacgttggaggaaggaaactcaggagagagaggaaagactaAGACAGGAAGCTGAGGAAAAAGAGGTTGCGAGAGACCGTAAGCGGAATAAAGAAATGAGCAGGTTATTGGCCACAGTAGTGACAGgccagagacagaatagacagagggATGACAGAAGGGGGCCCCACCTGGACAGGGACCAATGTGCTTACTGTAAAGAAAAAGGACATTGGGCAAGAGAATGCCCTAAGAACCCCCGGGCCAAGCTTCCACCGCCAAGGGTTTCTGACCTCCTGAACCTAGAAGATTAG